From Halotia branconii CENA392, the proteins below share one genomic window:
- the cobQ gene encoding cobyric acid synthase CobQ produces MKSIMVVGTTSHAGKSLITTAICRILSRRGWRVAPFKGQNMALNAYVTANGGEMGYAQAVQAWAAGVVPWVEMNPILLKPQGDMTSQVIIKGRPVGKVNAADYYEQYFEMGWRTIEESLQHLSTEFDLLVCEGAGSPAEINLKHRDLTNMRVAKYLNAPTILVVDIDRGGAFAHVVGTLELLEPDERQLIKGIVINKFRGQRSLLEPGIKWLEDRIGIPVVGVIPYFQETFSAEDSLDLLERNSLKTQADLNIAVIRLPRIANFTDFDPLESEPTVSVKYLSPKQDLGHPDAVIIPGTKTTVADLLLLQRSGMAEAIQNYAASGGTVLGICGGYQMLGQMIADPEGVEGQAGRFQGLNLLPIRTVITGQKIARQRQVTSNYPQMGLPVNGFEIHQGRSRVEQQGDSKAFQSLFDDVNLGLVDSCQSVWGSYLHGLFDNGPWRRAWLNRLRQQRGLKSLPTGVANYREQREQILDSLATEVENYLDLTPFLP; encoded by the coding sequence ATGAAATCAATTATGGTAGTGGGAACAACATCCCACGCAGGGAAATCACTGATAACTACAGCTATTTGTCGAATCTTGTCACGGCGTGGTTGGCGGGTGGCTCCCTTTAAAGGTCAAAATATGGCTTTAAATGCTTATGTTACTGCTAATGGGGGAGAAATGGGCTATGCTCAGGCAGTACAAGCTTGGGCCGCAGGAGTCGTTCCTTGGGTAGAAATGAATCCAATTTTACTCAAACCCCAAGGAGACATGACCTCTCAAGTAATTATCAAAGGTAGGCCTGTAGGCAAAGTTAATGCCGCAGATTACTACGAGCAATATTTTGAGATGGGTTGGCGGACAATTGAAGAATCGCTACAGCATTTAAGTACAGAATTTGACTTGCTGGTTTGTGAAGGCGCTGGTAGTCCAGCAGAGATTAACCTCAAGCACCGCGACTTGACAAACATGCGAGTGGCAAAGTATTTAAATGCACCAACTATATTAGTAGTTGATATTGACAGGGGTGGCGCTTTTGCCCATGTAGTTGGCACTTTGGAGTTACTAGAACCAGACGAACGTCAACTGATTAAAGGCATTGTAATTAATAAGTTTCGAGGACAGCGATCGCTCTTGGAACCAGGCATAAAATGGCTAGAAGACCGTATTGGTATTCCTGTTGTAGGTGTAATCCCTTATTTCCAAGAAACATTCTCCGCAGAAGACTCCCTTGATTTATTGGAACGTAACTCACTCAAAACTCAAGCTGACCTGAATATCGCCGTCATCCGCTTACCGAGAATTGCTAACTTTACCGACTTTGATCCACTAGAATCAGAACCTACAGTTTCTGTGAAATATCTAAGTCCCAAGCAAGATTTAGGACACCCCGATGCAGTAATTATTCCAGGTACAAAAACCACAGTTGCTGATTTGTTATTACTACAAAGAAGTGGTATGGCCGAAGCAATACAAAATTATGCCGCCTCTGGTGGCACGGTTTTAGGTATTTGTGGCGGCTACCAAATGCTGGGACAAATGATCGCTGATCCAGAGGGAGTCGAGGGACAAGCAGGTAGATTTCAAGGATTGAATCTTTTACCAATTAGAACTGTGATTACAGGACAAAAAATTGCTCGTCAGCGCCAAGTTACCTCAAATTATCCACAGATGGGTTTGCCAGTCAATGGTTTTGAAATTCATCAAGGGCGATCGCGCGTAGAACAGCAAGGTGATAGCAAAGCTTTTCAATCCTTATTTGATGATGTTAACTTAGGCTTGGTGGATAGCTGTCAATCAGTTTGGGGTAGTTATTTGCACGGACTGTTTGATAATGGCCCTTGGCGACGCGCTTGGTTAAATCGCTTGCGTCAACAGCGGGGTTTAAAATCTTTGCCGACTGGTGTTGCTAACTATCGGGAACAGCGAGAGCAAATTTTAGACTCCCTCGCCACCGAAGTTGAAAACTATTTAGATTTAACACCCTTTTTGCCTTAG
- the zds gene encoding 9,9'-di-cis-zeta-carotene desaturase — MRVAIMGAGLAGLATAVDLADAGCEVQIFESRPFVGGKVGSWIDGDGNHVEMGLHVFFGCYYQLFDLMDKVGALSNLRLKEHTHTFINKGGRTGALDFRFFTGAPFNGLKAFFTTSQLSLQDKIQNAIALGTSPIVRGLVDFNGAMRTIRDLDKISFADWFRSHGGSEGSIKRMWNPIAYALGFIDCNNMSARCMLTIFQLFAVRTEASILRMLEGSPNEYLHQPILEYLEARDTKIYTRRQVREIQFTDSDEQTRVTGLAVAKGDATEIITADAYVCACDVPGIQRILPQEWRKWSEFDNIYKLDAVPVATVQLRFDGWVTELQDAEKRKQLNQAVGIDNLLYTADADFSCFADLALTSPSDFYRQGQGSLLQLVLTPGDPFIKQSNEAIAQHVLKQVHELFPSSRELNMTWYNVVKLAQSLYREAPGMDIYRPNQKTPLPNFFLAGSYTQQDYIDSMEGATISGRRAAKVILENVKQ, encoded by the coding sequence ATGCGTGTTGCAATTATGGGGGCGGGATTAGCTGGACTAGCAACCGCTGTAGATTTAGCTGATGCTGGCTGTGAAGTTCAGATCTTTGAATCCCGTCCATTTGTAGGTGGTAAAGTCGGCAGTTGGATTGATGGAGATGGCAACCACGTTGAAATGGGGTTGCACGTATTTTTTGGGTGCTACTACCAACTGTTTGACTTGATGGATAAAGTGGGGGCATTGTCAAATTTACGCCTTAAGGAACATACCCACACCTTTATCAACAAAGGGGGGCGCACTGGTGCTTTAGATTTCCGCTTCTTCACAGGAGCGCCTTTTAACGGCTTAAAGGCATTTTTTACTACTTCTCAACTTTCTTTACAAGATAAAATCCAAAATGCGATCGCCTTGGGTACTAGCCCCATAGTTCGAGGGTTGGTAGACTTCAATGGCGCAATGAGAACCATCCGCGATTTAGATAAAATTAGCTTTGCCGATTGGTTCCGCAGTCATGGTGGTAGTGAAGGTAGCATCAAACGGATGTGGAACCCCATTGCTTATGCCTTAGGGTTTATTGATTGCAACAATATGTCTGCCCGTTGTATGCTAACAATCTTCCAGTTATTTGCAGTTAGAACTGAAGCTTCCATACTGCGGATGCTGGAAGGCTCCCCCAATGAATATTTACATCAGCCCATCTTGGAATATTTGGAAGCACGGGACACTAAAATTTACACCCGTCGGCAAGTGCGAGAAATTCAGTTTACAGATTCAGATGAGCAAACGCGCGTGACTGGTTTAGCAGTGGCCAAAGGTGATGCAACAGAAATTATCACTGCTGATGCTTACGTCTGTGCCTGTGATGTCCCAGGAATACAGCGCATTTTACCGCAAGAATGGCGCAAGTGGTCAGAATTTGACAATATTTACAAGCTGGATGCAGTTCCAGTGGCCACAGTACAGCTGAGATTTGATGGTTGGGTGACAGAACTGCAAGATGCAGAGAAACGCAAACAATTAAATCAGGCTGTAGGAATAGATAATTTGCTATATACAGCTGATGCGGACTTCTCTTGTTTTGCCGATCTGGCTTTGACTAGCCCTAGTGATTTTTATCGCCAAGGACAAGGATCTTTGTTGCAACTGGTATTGACACCAGGAGATCCATTTATTAAACAAAGCAATGAAGCGATCGCCCAGCATGTCCTTAAGCAAGTGCATGAACTGTTTCCCTCGTCGCGGGAACTGAATATGACTTGGTACAACGTGGTGAAATTAGCTCAGTCTCTCTACCGGGAAGCACCGGGAATGGATATATACCGTCCTAACCAAAAAACGCCACTGCCTAATTTCTTTCTAGCAGGTAGTTATACTCAGCAAGACTACATTGATAGCATGGAAGGAGCAACAATTTCAGGACGGCGTGCAGCAAAAGTCATCTTAGAGAATGTTAAACAGTAG
- a CDS encoding type II toxin-antitoxin system HicB family antitoxin: protein MSNLKYQMVIQWSEEDNCFLVGFPDFPGQRWRTHGDTYELAVTNGIEALESLIIAYEAAGDALPEPTVCNAA, encoded by the coding sequence ATAAGTAATCTTAAATACCAGATGGTTATTCAATGGTCAGAAGAAGACAATTGCTTCTTGGTAGGCTTCCCAGATTTTCCCGGACAACGCTGGCGAACTCATGGGGATACTTACGAATTGGCAGTAACTAACGGCATTGAAGCTTTAGAATCTTTAATTATTGCTTATGAAGCTGCGGGCGATGCACTTCCAGAGCCAACAGTGTGTAACGCCGCATAG
- a CDS encoding CopG family transcriptional regulator, with product MIMTNKKWAVKRITVNLATQEAEKLDKYCQQTGRPATDVIRELIRGLPVSDDNKEGDR from the coding sequence ATGATAATGACTAACAAAAAATGGGCCGTAAAACGTATAACTGTGAATTTAGCAACACAGGAAGCAGAAAAACTGGATAAATACTGCCAGCAAACAGGTAGACCTGCAACTGATGTAATTCGCGAACTAATTAGAGGATTACCTGTATCAGATGACAATAAAGAAGGAGATAGATAA
- a CDS encoding DUF6930 domain-containing protein — protein MTSFNRSTSRRLKKLTQIPSVWEGDRRPMSSSQTLHSDLEAKGECILWVDGSQGIVRGMDVVAPETGPEAIVRTLMRAMEHPHSPAKPARPQKIVVKDREIQFYLRGVLQDLDIVIDYAPELPLIDELFRGFAEILDSQIPDLPPQYAQVLQDKAFAIWQAAPWEFLEEHQILSIEINKWDVSTLYASVMGMLGMEHGILFYRSEDSLKRFRAAVLQDDESQERLEEAFLKQDCLFLTFEHADDADEDEDETNDLADLPLAEIEPTFGNIHPLEGLRSVLYDEEALVVFVALESLCRFIRDHRRQLYKEAFPSLSRRYRISSPELHEVTKSVSVTVSTMPQLAAELEEMAGFGIQEPEFGEDVSLTFRSLRDDLIPEDSFLSLGVVTWEMLESLRKGISSHQVCEIKQAGDGLPVILIQTSRPKAKTVIENIQAAGGLKAICFNPGANPFDGDRYDLGLLQTQNDELFLFGEFLDDDPIHIEARKKWNRRCKNTKGYCGLIIAKGLTGASRGNPQPRDMMALFETRSLSPKDLGIGTLQLMPQI, from the coding sequence ATGACAAGTTTTAATCGCTCTACCAGTCGTCGGTTGAAAAAACTAACTCAAATTCCTTCTGTATGGGAGGGCGATCGCCGTCCAATGTCGTCGTCACAAACGTTGCATTCAGATTTAGAGGCAAAGGGCGAATGTATTCTTTGGGTGGATGGTTCGCAGGGTATTGTTCGGGGAATGGACGTGGTAGCTCCAGAAACAGGCCCAGAAGCAATTGTTCGTACCTTAATGCGAGCAATGGAACATCCCCACAGTCCAGCCAAACCCGCTAGACCCCAAAAAATTGTAGTCAAAGATCGGGAGATTCAATTTTATCTGCGTGGCGTGCTGCAAGATTTGGACATCGTTATTGACTACGCACCAGAACTACCTTTAATTGATGAACTGTTTCGCGGATTTGCCGAAATTCTCGATAGCCAAATTCCCGATTTACCTCCACAATACGCGCAAGTCTTGCAAGATAAAGCATTCGCTATTTGGCAAGCTGCTCCTTGGGAATTTTTGGAAGAACATCAAATCTTGTCAATAGAGATCAATAAGTGGGATGTTAGTACACTTTATGCTTCGGTGATGGGAATGCTGGGGATGGAGCATGGAATTTTGTTTTATCGCTCAGAAGATTCTCTCAAGCGGTTTCGAGCAGCAGTTTTACAAGATGACGAATCTCAAGAACGTTTAGAAGAAGCTTTTCTCAAACAAGATTGCCTATTTTTGACTTTTGAACATGCGGATGATGCCGATGAGGATGAAGATGAAACCAATGATTTAGCAGATTTACCTTTAGCAGAAATTGAGCCAACCTTTGGCAATATCCATCCTTTAGAGGGACTAAGGTCTGTTTTGTATGATGAAGAGGCGCTGGTTGTCTTTGTCGCTTTAGAAAGTCTTTGCCGTTTTATCCGCGATCATCGTCGCCAGCTTTACAAAGAAGCATTCCCTAGTCTGAGCCGCCGCTATCGCATTTCTTCTCCTGAATTACATGAAGTCACTAAATCAGTGTCTGTAACTGTCTCGACAATGCCACAACTGGCAGCAGAATTAGAAGAAATGGCAGGTTTTGGGATTCAAGAGCCAGAATTTGGGGAGGATGTCTCTTTGACATTCCGTTCCTTGCGCGATGATTTGATACCAGAAGACTCTTTTCTTAGTTTGGGAGTAGTCACTTGGGAAATGCTGGAGTCCTTGCGTAAAGGAATTTCATCTCATCAAGTTTGTGAAATCAAACAAGCAGGTGACGGACTACCGGTAATTTTAATTCAAACTTCTCGTCCTAAGGCTAAAACTGTAATTGAAAATATTCAAGCAGCTGGCGGACTCAAAGCAATTTGCTTTAATCCAGGTGCTAACCCTTTTGACGGCGATCGCTACGATCTCGGTTTATTGCAAACTCAAAATGACGAGTTGTTTCTGTTCGGCGAATTTTTAGATGACGATCCAATTCATATAGAAGCCCGCAAAAAATGGAATCGGCGGTGTAAAAATACCAAAGGATATTGTGGCTTGATTATAGCTAAAGGACTAACGGGAGCTTCCCGGGGAAATCCCCAACCACGAGATATGATGGCTCTGTTTGAAACGCGATCGCTTTCACCCAAAGACTTAGGTATTGGTACTCTCCAACTCATGCCTCAAATTTAA
- a CDS encoding HesB/IscA family protein, which translates to MTQVTQSQQRGIQLSEAALGQVKFLRDKQGTDLCLRVGVRQGGCSGMSYMMDFEDASKITPEDEVFDYDGFKIVSDRKSLLYLYGLMLDYNDAMIGGGFQFTNPNASQTCGCGKSFGV; encoded by the coding sequence ATGACACAAGTAACTCAGTCTCAACAACGCGGCATTCAGTTGAGCGAAGCAGCTTTAGGTCAAGTAAAATTCCTCCGGGACAAGCAAGGTACAGACTTATGTTTACGGGTAGGAGTTAGACAAGGTGGCTGTTCGGGGATGTCTTACATGATGGACTTTGAAGATGCCAGCAAGATCACCCCTGAAGATGAAGTTTTTGACTATGATGGCTTCAAAATTGTGAGCGATCGCAAAAGCTTACTCTATCTCTATGGCTTAATGCTTGATTATAACGATGCTATGATTGGCGGCGGCTTCCAGTTCACTAATCCCAATGCGTCTCAAACCTGCGGTTGTGGTAAGTCATTTGGAGTGTAA
- a CDS encoding 2Fe-2S iron-sulfur cluster-binding protein — MNVRVRFLPDDVTVDAKVGEALLEVADRAGVFIPTGCLMGSCHACTVELEDGDVIRACITAVPPQKELTINLFSDPTW; from the coding sequence ATGAATGTTCGCGTCCGCTTTTTGCCAGATGATGTCACCGTTGATGCCAAAGTGGGAGAAGCCCTGTTAGAAGTAGCAGATCGAGCTGGAGTGTTTATTCCTACAGGCTGTCTCATGGGATCTTGTCATGCTTGTACTGTGGAACTTGAAGACGGTGATGTCATCCGCGCTTGCATAACAGCAGTACCACCCCAAAAAGAATTGACAATAAATCTTTTTAGTGATCCAACTTGGTAA
- a CDS encoding tetratricopeptide repeat protein, whose amino-acid sequence MTQTIESLFDTGLERYKAGESADSLIPVFKEVCDRAPKTSSAWICLAWLYLLDDKSNLAYKAAQKAVKLSPQDPQARINLAVAMLETGQKGLRQHIDFVKQLIFVNPEWRDEIVNSIEDGLSRKPDWQSLAKVKSWLFEE is encoded by the coding sequence ATGACTCAAACAATTGAATCCCTGTTTGATACAGGTTTAGAACGCTATAAAGCTGGTGAATCAGCGGATTCTCTAATCCCTGTATTTAAGGAAGTTTGCGATCGCGCTCCTAAAACTAGTTCAGCTTGGATTTGTTTAGCTTGGTTGTATTTGCTTGATGACAAATCCAACTTGGCTTATAAAGCTGCACAGAAAGCAGTCAAGTTAAGTCCTCAAGATCCACAAGCCAGAATTAATTTAGCTGTAGCTATGTTGGAAACAGGACAGAAAGGGTTGCGGCAACACATTGATTTTGTCAAACAGTTAATTTTTGTTAACCCAGAATGGCGAGATGAAATCGTCAATAGTATTGAAGACGGTTTAAGTAGAAAACCAGATTGGCAGAGTTTGGCAAAAGTCAAAAGCTGGCTATTTGAAGAGTAA
- the thyD gene encoding thylakoid membrane protein ThyD — MKIAVTGATGFVGSRLVARLHKEGNRVLVLTRNTTYAQKVFPSEAFSNVEIVAYTPTVSGSWQDAIAGCDSVVNLAGEPIAEERWTPEHKQKILNSRQLGTQKIVEAIANANPQPTVLVNASAIGYYGTSETATFDESSSSGSDFLAQVCQVWEAEARKVKDAGVRLVILRFGIVLGQGGALGKMIMPFKLFAGGPIGSGRQWFSWIHVDDLVSLILQALTKPETEGVYNATAPNPVHMTDFCQTLGQVIHRPSWLPVPAFALEALLGDGAMVVLEGQQVLPKRTLESGFEYQYPNLQPALRQILQ; from the coding sequence ATGAAAATAGCAGTTACTGGAGCAACAGGATTTGTAGGTAGTCGTTTGGTAGCACGGCTCCACAAAGAGGGTAATAGAGTACTAGTGTTAACGCGTAACACCACTTATGCTCAAAAGGTTTTTCCATCTGAAGCTTTCTCTAATGTAGAAATAGTTGCCTATACACCAACTGTATCTGGTTCTTGGCAAGATGCCATCGCTGGTTGTGATAGTGTAGTAAATTTAGCAGGAGAACCGATCGCAGAGGAACGGTGGACACCAGAACATAAACAAAAAATCCTTAATAGCCGTCAATTAGGTACGCAGAAAATAGTTGAAGCAATAGCTAATGCCAATCCTCAGCCGACTGTGTTGGTTAACGCTTCAGCCATTGGCTACTACGGTACTAGTGAAACTGCGACTTTTGATGAAAGCAGTTCCTCTGGTAGCGACTTTCTCGCTCAAGTTTGTCAAGTTTGGGAAGCAGAAGCTAGAAAAGTCAAAGATGCTGGTGTACGCTTAGTAATTCTGCGCTTCGGTATTGTTTTGGGACAGGGTGGTGCTTTGGGTAAAATGATTATGCCTTTTAAACTCTTTGCCGGTGGCCCAATTGGCAGTGGTAGGCAGTGGTTTTCTTGGATTCACGTTGACGATTTAGTAAGCTTGATTTTGCAAGCTTTAACAAAACCAGAAACTGAAGGTGTATATAATGCCACTGCACCTAACCCTGTCCACATGACAGATTTTTGCCAAACACTAGGACAAGTGATACATCGCCCCTCGTGGTTGCCCGTACCTGCTTTTGCCCTTGAAGCTTTGTTGGGAGATGGAGCGATGGTAGTTTTAGAAGGTCAGCAAGTACTTCCCAAACGCACCTTAGAAAGTGGCTTTGAATATCAATATCCTAATTTACAACCAGCGTTAAGACAAATTCTTCAATAA
- a CDS encoding SRPBCC family protein produces MADWLEHSVQVEVEAPIELVWSLWSDLEQMPRWMKWIDSVKIPPDNPEISLWKLSTGGWDFTWKSRILKVIPNQIIQWESIDGLPNQGAIRFYDRHGSSIVKMTISYAIPGFLGKLMDNLFLGRVVESTLMADLERFKEYALNVKSNS; encoded by the coding sequence ATGGCAGACTGGTTAGAGCATAGTGTGCAGGTAGAAGTAGAAGCTCCTATAGAGTTAGTATGGAGCCTCTGGTCTGACTTGGAGCAAATGCCCCGCTGGATGAAGTGGATTGATTCAGTGAAGATTCCACCAGATAATCCAGAAATTTCTCTTTGGAAACTTAGTACTGGCGGTTGGGATTTTACTTGGAAATCTCGCATCCTCAAAGTTATTCCTAATCAAATTATTCAATGGGAATCGATTGATGGGTTGCCGAATCAAGGAGCGATTCGCTTTTATGATCGCCACGGTAGTAGTATTGTCAAAATGACTATTTCTTATGCTATCCCTGGGTTTCTGGGCAAACTCATGGATAACTTGTTTTTAGGACGGGTGGTGGAATCGACTTTGATGGCTGATTTGGAAAGGTTTAAAGAATACGCTTTGAATGTTAAATCTAATAGCTAA